A single Candidatus Delongbacteria bacterium DNA region contains:
- a CDS encoding winged helix-turn-helix domain-containing protein — MKFERLSIGENAGKIWRYLNANPDSSMTKICEGTGLKKDEVLLAIGWLFREEKLEGEKKSGSYVLNIL; from the coding sequence ATGAAATTTGAAAGATTATCTATTGGAGAAAATGCAGGTAAAATTTGGAGATATCTGAATGCTAACCCAGACAGTTCTATGACTAAAATATGTGAGGGAACTGGACTAAAAAAAGATGAAGTACTATTAGCTATAGGTTGGCTTTTTAGAGAAGAAAAGCTTGAAGGTGAAAAGAAATCTGGTAGTTATGTCCTAAATATTCTATAA
- a CDS encoding alpha-amylase, with product MLIYEVNTASFMFEMKTKYGDETTLASIPNSWFESLRNFDTVWMMGVWKRSEKSRQIARSHSGLIRDFKQYLSDYKEEDVFGSPYSVYSYEVDPYFGGNAALVIFRDKLKKYNIKLILDFVPNHFAVDTPLLDIAPDLFLSDIDGDGFHYNEHFYLYGRDPNFPGWTDTVQLDYSKPLTRAFMTDELKKIARICDGVRCDMSILVVKSVFEETWEKSFYPKKAEFWPHAVTEVKAENPDFVFIAESYWNMEWDMLCQGFDYSYDKKFYERLCIGRFEDLFFHLRAEPVYQNSMLVFTENHDEKRSADTLDYNNLKGIFFSYMTPGAVLIHYGQESGMMKRMPVHLKRLGEAQDNRYLEEFNNFAIIRNILFGSEFSFNCLSYFGGVYKILIENSEGKFLVVVNFNDDFIPEKIVEIPEDYYPDKTGVYKLL from the coding sequence ATGTTGATTTATGAAGTTAATACAGCTTCTTTCATGTTTGAAATGAAGACAAAGTATGGTGATGAAACGACCTTAGCATCTATTCCTAATTCATGGTTTGAATCATTAAGAAATTTTGATACAGTCTGGATGATGGGGGTCTGGAAAAGAAGCGAGAAAAGTCGTCAGATAGCAAGGAGTCACAGTGGTCTTATAAGAGATTTTAAGCAGTACCTAAGTGATTATAAGGAAGAGGATGTTTTTGGCTCTCCTTATTCGGTTTATTCCTATGAAGTAGATCCTTATTTTGGTGGGAATGCTGCACTTGTTATTTTCAGAGATAAACTTAAAAAATATAATATTAAGCTTATTCTAGATTTTGTTCCAAACCATTTTGCAGTTGATACTCCTTTACTTGATATTGCTCCAGATCTGTTTTTATCTGATATTGATGGAGATGGATTTCATTATAATGAACATTTTTATCTCTATGGTAGAGATCCAAATTTTCCAGGCTGGACAGATACAGTTCAACTAGATTACTCAAAACCTCTTACACGAGCATTTATGACAGATGAATTGAAAAAAATTGCCCGTATCTGCGATGGTGTTCGTTGTGATATGTCAATTCTTGTTGTAAAATCTGTTTTTGAAGAAACTTGGGAAAAATCATTTTATCCAAAAAAAGCTGAATTTTGGCCTCATGCAGTTACGGAAGTTAAGGCGGAAAATCCAGATTTTGTGTTTATTGCTGAGTCTTATTGGAATATGGAATGGGATATGCTTTGTCAAGGTTTCGATTATTCTTACGACAAAAAATTCTATGAAAGATTATGCATTGGTAGGTTTGAAGATCTGTTCTTTCATTTAAGGGCTGAACCCGTTTATCAGAATTCAATGCTTGTATTTACAGAAAATCACGATGAAAAAAGATCTGCGGATACTTTGGATTACAACAATCTGAAAGGAATATTCTTCTCCTATATGACACCAGGAGCAGTTCTAATTCATTACGGACAAGAGTCTGGAATGATGAAAAGAATGCCAGTTCATTTGAAAAGATTGGGAGAAGCACAAGATAATAGATATTTAGAAGAGTTTAACAATTTTGCAATAATTAGAAATATTCTGTTTGGCAGCGAATTTAGTTTCAATTGTTTGAGTTATTTTGGTGGAGTCTATAAAATTTTGATTGAAAATTCTGAAGGTAAATTTCTTGTGGTTGTGAATTTTAACGATGATTTTATTCCGGAAAAAATTGTTGAAATTCCTGAAGATTATTATCCAGATAAGACAGGAGTATATAAACTTTTATGA
- a CDS encoding TraR/DksA C4-type zinc finger protein, which yields MDEKKAYSPKDLEHFRKIIVEQMRDTKEIIDHKLNNSLKSVSVESGDTHHDEMGTENNARELDFFIAERESGFVVNLEFALKRIDNGTYGQCRTCGNLISKKRLEIVPHATLCIECKNNKERKD from the coding sequence ATGGACGAAAAGAAAGCTTATTCGCCGAAGGATCTAGAGCATTTCAGAAAGATTATTGTTGAACAGATGAGAGATACTAAAGAGATTATTGATCATAAATTGAATAATAGTCTTAAATCGGTATCCGTTGAATCTGGTGATACACATCATGACGAGATGGGAACAGAAAATAATGCTCGTGAACTCGACTTTTTTATAGCTGAAAGAGAATCAGGTTTTGTCGTAAATCTGGAGTTCGCCCTTAAAAGAATTGATAATGGTACTTACGGACAGTGCAGAACATGCGGTAATTTGATAAGTAAAAAGAGACTTGAAATTGTTCCTCATGCTACTTTATGTATCGAATGTAAGAACAATAAGGAAAGGAAAGATTAG
- the clpB gene encoding ATP-dependent chaperone ClpB, giving the protein MDFEKTTVKVQEYLQKSQKTAGEYNAPEINELHLFYNLLSEDNIVHTIVKRVGADPSIIKDQISDELSKSVKISGAGTRLYLSSSLTELLEKSFKETESFNDEYLSLEHIFLTILKDKKSKLYSIFEKFGVTYEHVMKILKTVRGNQRVVDNDPEAKYEVLKKYTRNLNELAKKEKLDPVIGRDDEIRRVLQIIARRTKNNPVLIGEPGTGKTAIAEGIAHRIIRKDVPASLQDKEILSLDLAALIAGAKFRGEFEERLKAVLKEIEASNGKLILFIDELHTLVGAGAAQGAMDASNMLKPALARGEIRVIGATTISEYRKYIEKDAAFERRFQPVFVDEPSIEDSISILRGIKDKYELHHGIRISDSALIAAAKLSSRYITDRFLPDKAIDLIDEAAARLRLETDSMPEDLEIIQRKIIQLEIEKSAVSKENDKKSKERTKEIEKEIENYKAEASEKKAHWEQEKQFIEKMRSLKKKVEELRNEESILERKGEFEKVSKIRYQEIPAIEKEINETFQKLSVFQKDLRMLKEEITEREIADIISKWTNIPLNKLLESEREKLLNMENLLSGRVKGQSEAISVVSNALRRNKAGLQDPNRPIASFIFLGSTGVGKTELAKALAEFMFDSEDFMIRIDMSEYMESHSVSRLIGAPPGYVGYDEGGQLTDAVRKRPYSIILLDEIEKAHPQVFNVLLQVLDDGRLTDNKGRTVNFKNTIIIMTSNLGTGILNDEDYITESKKDELLKILKANLKPEFINRIDDVVVFNKLDRDIIIQITEKLLSDINKRLAEREVKIVIDEDSKQILANHGYDPVYGARPLKRLIEKTVLNNLSVKILNGEIRTGMNVNLSDLI; this is encoded by the coding sequence ATGGATTTTGAAAAAACAACAGTAAAAGTTCAAGAGTATCTACAAAAATCTCAAAAAACAGCAGGAGAGTACAATGCACCGGAAATTAATGAGCTTCATCTATTCTATAATCTACTTTCGGAAGACAATATTGTACACACTATAGTTAAAAGAGTAGGTGCAGATCCTTCAATTATTAAGGATCAAATATCAGATGAACTTTCTAAATCGGTGAAAATCAGTGGTGCTGGAACAAGGTTATATCTTTCATCTTCATTGACAGAGCTATTGGAAAAAAGTTTTAAAGAAACAGAAAGTTTTAATGATGAATATTTAAGCCTTGAACATATTTTTTTGACTATTCTGAAAGATAAAAAAAGTAAATTGTATTCTATTTTTGAAAAGTTTGGTGTTACTTATGAGCATGTTATGAAAATTTTGAAAACTGTCAGAGGTAACCAAAGAGTTGTAGATAATGATCCTGAAGCAAAATATGAAGTTCTGAAAAAATATACAAGAAACCTTAATGAACTAGCAAAAAAAGAGAAACTTGATCCAGTCATCGGTAGAGATGATGAAATAAGACGTGTTCTGCAAATTATAGCAAGAAGAACAAAAAATAATCCAGTTTTAATTGGTGAACCTGGTACTGGTAAAACAGCAATTGCAGAAGGAATAGCTCATAGAATTATTAGAAAAGATGTCCCTGCTTCACTTCAGGACAAGGAGATTTTATCACTGGATCTTGCTGCTCTGATAGCTGGTGCAAAATTCAGAGGAGAATTTGAGGAAAGATTGAAAGCAGTATTGAAAGAGATCGAGGCTTCTAATGGAAAACTTATATTGTTTATAGATGAACTTCATACTTTAGTTGGAGCTGGAGCTGCCCAGGGGGCTATGGATGCTTCAAACATGTTGAAACCAGCTCTAGCTCGTGGTGAGATTAGAGTTATCGGTGCAACTACAATATCAGAATATAGAAAATATATAGAAAAGGATGCTGCTTTTGAAAGAAGATTCCAACCGGTATTTGTGGATGAACCTTCAATAGAGGATTCTATATCAATACTTAGAGGTATTAAGGATAAATATGAACTTCATCATGGAATACGGATATCTGATTCTGCTTTGATTGCTGCTGCAAAACTATCATCTAGATACATTACCGATAGATTTTTACCTGATAAAGCGATTGATTTAATTGATGAAGCTGCTGCCAGGCTGAGATTAGAGACAGACTCAATGCCTGAAGATTTAGAGATTATTCAAAGGAAAATTATTCAATTAGAGATTGAAAAATCAGCAGTATCAAAAGAAAATGATAAAAAATCAAAAGAACGTACTAAAGAAATTGAAAAAGAGATTGAAAATTATAAGGCTGAAGCATCCGAAAAAAAGGCTCATTGGGAACAGGAAAAGCAATTTATTGAAAAAATGAGATCTCTTAAAAAGAAAGTAGAAGAGCTAAGAAATGAAGAATCAATCTTAGAAAGAAAGGGAGAGTTCGAAAAAGTTTCAAAAATACGATATCAGGAAATTCCTGCAATTGAAAAAGAGATAAATGAAACTTTTCAAAAATTGTCTGTATTTCAAAAAGATTTAAGAATGTTGAAAGAAGAGATAACCGAGAGAGAAATCGCTGATATTATTTCGAAATGGACAAATATTCCACTTAATAAATTATTGGAAAGTGAAAGAGAAAAGCTTCTGAATATGGAAAATCTTCTTTCTGGTAGAGTAAAAGGACAAAGTGAAGCCATTTCAGTTGTTTCCAACGCTCTTAGAAGAAACAAAGCCGGACTACAAGATCCAAACAGACCAATTGCATCTTTTATTTTCTTAGGGTCTACTGGGGTAGGTAAGACAGAGTTGGCAAAAGCTTTGGCTGAATTTATGTTTGATAGTGAAGACTTTATGATAAGAATCGATATGAGTGAATATATGGAATCCCACTCCGTTTCACGACTAATTGGTGCTCCTCCAGGTTATGTAGGATACGATGAGGGCGGACAATTAACTGATGCTGTGAGAAAAAGACCATACTCAATTATACTTTTAGATGAAATTGAAAAAGCACATCCACAGGTTTTCAATGTCCTATTACAGGTGCTTGACGACGGAAGATTGACTGATAATAAAGGACGAACTGTCAATTTCAAAAATACAATTATAATAATGACATCAAACTTAGGGACTGGAATTCTCAACGATGAAGATTATATTACCGAAAGTAAAAAAGATGAATTATTAAAAATTCTAAAAGCCAATTTAAAACCTGAGTTTATTAACAGAATAGATGACGTTGTTGTTTTCAATAAGCTTGATAGAGATATAATCATACAGATAACAGAAAAACTACTTTCTGACATCAACAAACGATTAGCTGAACGAGAAGTAAAAATTGTTATAGATGAAGATTCAAAACAGATTTTGGCAAATCATGGATATGATCCAGTATATGGTGCAAGACCTCTAAAGAGACTTATAGAGAAAACAGTACTTAATAATCTATCTGTAAAAATTCTAAATGGTGAAATCAGAACAGGGATGAATGTTAATTTAAGTGATTTGATATAG
- the glgP gene encoding alpha-glucan family phosphorylase — protein MLYSRLESQEPHFKQINVSLNLPESLRGMEEMIKNLWWTWDIDASDLFMSMDDHLWKISRYNPKVFLEAISYKKLLDFSEDPSFINRFKMIYERFLDYMDKKPDCDSTHIAYFSMEYGLTDILKTYSGGLGILAGDYLKEASDRCINMVGVGLLYRYGYFKQQLSTDGDQLHIHDYQNFSNIPVNPVKDENGNHMILEVNYPGWKVYAKIWEVKVGRVSLYLMDTDFEMNSDLDRFITHFLYGGDNENRLKQEYLLGLGGIMLLNKLGIKSEIYHCNEGHAAFISVERIKDLIEKEKFLYEEAVEYVRSTTLFTTHTPVPAGHDVFPDFLINTYFGWYVTKMGITMKEFLRLGKVNPDDHNEKFSMSILAITLSAEVNGVSMLHGKVSRSLFKHLWKGYFSQELFIGHVTNGVHVPTWTAKEWRELYNNTFGPDFDNNQIDFERWGKIYGVDDEKIWDIREKLRGRLIDYIKSRMKENWVKRHENPQDIVEVQKRLSKKCLTIGFARRFATYKRAALLFSNTEKLSKILNNPDKPVQLIFAGKAHPADVEGQKLIKQIIDVSKKPEFKGKVLFLENYDMELAKKLISGVDIWMNTPTRLMEASGTSGEKAVMNGVLHFSVLDGWWVEGYKKDAGWAIREEQTFDNNDFQNALDAEEIYNILENEIIPAFYQRSENDVPVRWVGFIKKCIAEVSRNFTTSRMIHDYQIRYYKKLSRRFRELKENNFDKMKELTSWKKKIVEAWDKINVVGHEAPVISGKSIVSGETYTYKLLVDLNGLEPQDLVLEHITVKRDYQGEKTIRTNNFLFEEMRDTIAVYSLTILMSRVGNFECGVRIFPTHGLLAHRQDFPLVKWVNI, from the coding sequence ATGCTATATTCGAGACTGGAAAGTCAGGAACCTCATTTTAAACAGATTAATGTTTCGCTAAATCTACCGGAAAGCCTCAGAGGAATGGAAGAGATGATTAAGAATCTTTGGTGGACTTGGGATATAGATGCATCTGATCTTTTTATGAGTATGGACGATCATCTTTGGAAGATTTCCAGATATAATCCAAAAGTATTTTTGGAGGCTATTTCCTACAAAAAACTATTAGACTTTTCAGAAGACCCTTCCTTCATAAACAGATTTAAAATGATTTATGAGCGATTTTTGGATTACATGGATAAGAAACCTGACTGTGATAGCACTCATATTGCTTACTTTAGTATGGAATATGGATTAACAGATATTTTGAAGACTTATTCAGGAGGTCTTGGAATTTTGGCTGGTGATTACCTAAAAGAAGCCAGTGATAGATGTATAAATATGGTGGGGGTTGGGCTTTTATATAGATATGGATATTTTAAACAACAATTATCAACTGATGGAGATCAACTTCATATTCATGATTACCAAAATTTTTCGAATATTCCGGTGAACCCAGTGAAGGATGAAAATGGTAATCACATGATTCTAGAAGTAAACTACCCTGGTTGGAAGGTTTATGCTAAAATCTGGGAAGTTAAAGTGGGAAGAGTCAGCCTATATCTTATGGATACAGATTTTGAGATGAATTCGGACTTAGATAGATTTATTACTCACTTTTTGTACGGTGGAGACAACGAAAATAGACTAAAGCAAGAGTATTTATTGGGACTTGGCGGTATAATGCTTCTTAATAAATTAGGGATTAAATCCGAAATCTATCACTGCAATGAAGGGCATGCTGCCTTTATAAGTGTTGAGAGAATTAAAGATCTTATAGAGAAGGAAAAATTTTTATACGAAGAAGCTGTAGAATATGTAAGATCAACCACGTTATTTACTACTCATACTCCAGTTCCTGCCGGTCATGATGTTTTTCCAGACTTTTTGATAAATACCTATTTTGGGTGGTATGTTACAAAAATGGGTATCACAATGAAAGAGTTTTTAAGACTGGGAAAAGTTAATCCTGATGATCATAACGAAAAATTTTCAATGAGTATACTTGCAATTACTCTTTCTGCTGAAGTTAATGGAGTTAGTATGCTACATGGAAAAGTAAGCAGATCTCTTTTTAAGCATTTGTGGAAGGGGTATTTTTCTCAAGAACTTTTTATTGGTCACGTTACAAATGGTGTTCATGTTCCTACCTGGACTGCAAAGGAATGGAGAGAGTTGTACAATAATACTTTTGGTCCAGATTTCGATAATAATCAAATTGATTTTGAGAGATGGGGGAAAATTTACGGTGTTGATGATGAGAAGATTTGGGATATCAGAGAAAAATTAAGAGGTAGACTTATTGATTATATCAAATCCAGAATGAAGGAAAATTGGGTTAAACGTCATGAAAATCCTCAAGATATTGTTGAAGTTCAGAAAAGACTTAGCAAAAAGTGTTTGACGATAGGTTTTGCAAGGAGATTTGCAACCTATAAGAGAGCTGCTTTACTATTTTCAAATACTGAAAAATTAAGTAAAATTTTAAACAATCCAGATAAACCAGTTCAATTGATATTTGCAGGAAAGGCTCATCCTGCCGATGTTGAGGGACAAAAACTCATTAAACAAATTATAGATGTTTCTAAAAAGCCAGAGTTTAAAGGAAAAGTTTTGTTTTTAGAGAATTATGATATGGAGCTTGCCAAAAAATTAATCAGTGGTGTTGATATCTGGATGAATACTCCAACTAGGCTTATGGAAGCTTCCGGAACAAGTGGTGAAAAGGCTGTTATGAATGGTGTTCTTCATTTTAGTGTCTTAGATGGCTGGTGGGTTGAGGGATATAAAAAAGATGCTGGCTGGGCTATTCGTGAAGAGCAAACATTTGATAATAACGATTTCCAAAATGCCCTCGATGCAGAAGAGATTTATAATATCTTGGAAAATGAAATTATACCTGCATTTTATCAAAGATCAGAAAATGATGTTCCCGTTCGCTGGGTTGGTTTCATTAAGAAATGTATTGCTGAAGTATCCAGAAATTTTACAACAAGCCGAATGATACATGATTATCAGATCAGATATTACAAAAAACTATCAAGAAGATTTAGGGAGTTGAAAGAAAATAATTTTGATAAAATGAAAGAATTAACTTCATGGAAGAAGAAAATTGTTGAAGCTTGGGATAAAATAAATGTTGTAGGTCATGAAGCCCCTGTAATTTCAGGCAAATCTATAGTATCTGGTGAAACATATACCTATAAACTTCTTGTTGATCTCAATGGTCTAGAGCCACAAGATTTGGTTCTAGAGCATATTACAGTTAAAAGAGATTATCAGGGGGAAAAGACTATTCGAACAAATAATTTCTTGTTTGAGGAAATGAGAGATACTATTGCTGTGTATTCTCTTACAATATTAATGTCAAGAGTTGGAAATTTTGAATGTGGGGTTAGGATTTTCCCTACTCATGGACTACTCGCACACAGACAAGACTTTCCTTTGGTTAAATGGGTTAATATTTGA
- a CDS encoding alpha amylase C-terminal domain-containing protein encodes MIQYPNIVKKDPWLEPHRKILARLHNLYLTKLIDLSPDMYLSDYANGFNYYGLFSFNDNYILRERLIGVDEAWFLCDYNGWTCQENFKLKINGDDASISIPKYYLPNGFEYKLRIRIGLELRDIIPPHSRFNRQIKGSTAFNAINYDPFEPYKFKFDRPETPNIPLIYETHIGMSGETPEINTFKEFTDRMIPYIKECGYNTIQLMAIMDHPYYGSFGYHVAGFYAVSSFFGTPNDLKLLIDTAHENGLSVIMDLVHSHAVKNYNESPAGIENDKFSYFTKEIHQAWDSRLFDYRDERVLHFLLSNLKFWLTEYNFDGFRFDGVTSMLYKSHGLGKNFTCYNDYFNSDLNYDAVIYLKLAMKLISELGDYITIAEDMSGFPGMADRITEGGIGFKYRLAMGVPDMWIKLLDKTKDEDWNTDFIYNELSTSRIDEKKINYAESHDQALVGDKTIIFRLLDKLMYDSMHENITDPIVSRGIALHKMIRLITLFTTNGGYLNFMGNEFGHPEWIDFPRDGNNWSYDKCRRLWSILHDNSLVYKYLAVFDKKMLEVFQELNCLSKLRVIKLDNVKKIIAFGCQSLIAVFNFHTDHAAVGLEVPCERDVEIVLSTDSKKYYGFGNIDEGVNIYRINKLLHLDMPPRTAIICKKIE; translated from the coding sequence ATGATTCAATATCCTAATATAGTAAAAAAAGATCCATGGTTAGAACCTCATAGAAAAATTTTGGCAAGGCTACATAATCTATATCTGACGAAGTTGATAGATCTTTCACCTGATATGTATTTGTCAGATTATGCTAATGGCTTTAATTATTATGGTTTATTTTCTTTTAATGACAATTATATACTTAGAGAAAGGCTTATTGGAGTCGATGAAGCCTGGTTCTTATGTGATTATAATGGATGGACTTGTCAAGAAAATTTTAAACTTAAAATCAACGGAGACGATGCCTCGATTAGCATTCCTAAATATTATTTACCTAATGGTTTTGAGTATAAGTTAAGGATTCGAATAGGGTTAGAACTACGAGATATTATTCCTCCTCATTCGAGGTTCAATAGGCAAATAAAAGGAAGTACAGCTTTTAATGCTATAAATTATGATCCTTTTGAGCCATACAAATTTAAATTTGATCGCCCAGAAACTCCAAATATTCCTCTGATATATGAGACACATATAGGAATGAGTGGTGAAACTCCTGAGATCAATACATTCAAGGAATTTACAGATAGAATGATTCCTTATATTAAGGAATGTGGCTATAATACCATACAGCTCATGGCAATAATGGATCATCCCTATTATGGTTCATTTGGCTATCATGTTGCTGGTTTTTATGCTGTATCATCCTTTTTTGGAACACCAAATGATCTTAAATTATTGATTGATACTGCTCATGAGAATGGGCTATCGGTAATAATGGATCTTGTTCATTCTCATGCTGTGAAAAATTATAATGAAAGTCCAGCAGGTATTGAAAATGATAAGTTTTCGTACTTTACAAAAGAGATTCATCAAGCATGGGATTCAAGGCTCTTTGATTACAGAGATGAGAGAGTGCTCCATTTTTTACTATCAAATTTAAAGTTTTGGCTTACCGAATACAATTTTGATGGATTTAGATTTGATGGTGTTACTTCGATGTTATACAAATCTCATGGGCTTGGTAAAAATTTTACATGTTATAACGATTACTTTAACTCCGATCTCAATTATGATGCAGTGATTTATCTAAAATTAGCAATGAAACTAATAAGTGAATTGGGTGACTATATAACAATTGCAGAAGATATGAGCGGTTTTCCAGGAATGGCAGATAGAATAACAGAAGGAGGTATTGGCTTTAAATACAGGTTAGCAATGGGTGTCCCCGATATGTGGATTAAGCTTTTAGATAAAACTAAAGATGAGGATTGGAACACCGATTTCATATATAACGAGTTGTCAACATCCAGAATAGATGAAAAGAAGATAAATTATGCAGAATCACACGATCAAGCACTAGTGGGAGATAAAACTATCATTTTTCGTCTATTGGATAAGCTTATGTATGACTCGATGCATGAGAATATTACTGATCCTATAGTTTCAAGAGGAATCGCTCTCCATAAGATGATAAGACTTATAACTCTTTTTACTACAAATGGTGGTTATTTAAACTTTATGGGGAATGAATTTGGTCATCCAGAGTGGATTGATTTTCCAAGAGATGGAAATAATTGGAGCTATGATAAATGTAGAAGATTGTGGTCAATACTACATGATAATTCTTTAGTATATAAATATCTTGCTGTTTTCGATAAAAAAATGCTGGAAGTATTTCAAGAACTAAATTGTCTTTCAAAATTACGTGTAATAAAATTGGATAATGTAAAAAAGATTATAGCATTTGGATGTCAGTCTCTGATTGCTGTTTTTAATTTCCATACAGATCATGCCGCAGTTGGTCTAGAAGTGCCATGCGAAAGAGATGTGGAAATTGTCCTATCAACAGATTCTAAAAAATATTATGGGTTCGGTAATATTGATGAAGGAGTAAATATATATAGGATAAACAAGCTACTTCACCTTGATATGCCGCCTAGAACTGCTATTATTTGTAAAAAAATTGAGTGA
- the lspA gene encoding signal peptidase II — protein MKYKYFLISIFAFLTDIFTKFLAKSYFLDENGTLVNGPVQILGDYFRLNFVLNPGIAFGIRIGGQFFLTTLTIVLIIAIVVILLRLKKERKLEHVAFSLILGGALGNLYDRALYGKVVDFFDSDFPDFIMERWPVFNMADSYVTVGMTLLFIQYLILDNIKNKKALD, from the coding sequence TTGAAATACAAATATTTCCTAATATCAATTTTTGCATTTTTAACTGATATTTTTACTAAGTTTCTTGCAAAAAGTTATTTTCTGGACGAGAATGGGACTTTAGTAAATGGTCCCGTTCAGATCCTTGGAGACTATTTCAGACTGAACTTTGTATTAAATCCCGGTATCGCCTTTGGAATAAGGATTGGTGGACAGTTCTTTTTAACTACACTTACCATTGTTTTAATAATTGCTATTGTAGTTATTCTTTTAAGGCTGAAAAAAGAGAGGAAGTTGGAACATGTGGCATTTTCTTTGATTCTTGGAGGTGCTCTTGGAAATTTATACGATAGAGCTCTTTATGGAAAAGTCGTTGATTTTTTTGATTCCGATTTTCCTGATTTTATAATGGAAAGATGGCCTGTTTTTAATATGGCGGATTCTTATGTCACAGTCGGTATGACATTACTTTTTATTCAATATCTAATATTAGATAACATAAAAAATAAAAAAGCCCTAGATTAG